The Curtobacterium herbarum genome contains the following window.
GGATCACCACGGGGGTCTTGTCGTTGACACCGATGTCGTCGAGCTTGTCGTCGATCACCTGTGCCGACGGCGCGGGGTTCCGCTGCGCGTAGACGGAGCGGGGGCTGAACGTCGCTGACGCGAGGAAGTAGGTCAGCGAGGTCGCGAGGAACACGAGCACGACGTAGTACACGAATCGACGCGCCAGGAAGCGGATCATGGAGGCCACCATAGGGCCTCGTTTGTTTCCGGAACATGTCGTGCCCCAGCCGGGCTCGTAACGAAACCACGTCGGATACGAAAAATGCCCTCGACCCCCGTGCGGTGCCCCTAGGCTCAGCGACATCTTCCAGAGGGGAACGAAATGAAGCACAGGAAAGTCCTCGCGGTGACGGCGGCCCTCGCCGGCATCGCGCTCGCCGTGACCGGTTGCTCGGGCGGCTCAGGTGGGTCGAACGGGTCCTCGGACGACTCGGGCAAGAAGACCCTGCCGACCTCGGCACAGATCAACCCGAAGCCGGTCTCCGACCTCGAAGACGGCGGGACGCTCCGTCTGCCGATCTCGCAGTGGGTCTCGCAGTGGAACTACAACGAGGTCGACGGCCCGCTCGTCGACGCGTCGACGATCGAACAGGCGACGATGCCGTACATCTACACGATCGACGACAAGGGTGCCCCCACCCTGGACACCGACTACGTGTCGAAGGCCGAGGTCACGAGCAACGACCCGCTCACGATCTCGTACACGATCAACGACAAGGCCAAGTGGAACGACGGCTCCGAGATCACCTGGCGTGACTTCGAGAACGAGTGGAAGACCACCAACGGCACGGACAAGGCCTACCTGATCGCCGGCTCGACCGGCTACGAGGACATCTCCTCCGTCACCAAGGGCGCGACCGACAAGGACGTCGTGGTGAAGTTCGCCACGCCGTTCTCGGACTGGAAGTCCCTGTTCAGCCCGCTCTACCCGGCCAGCCAGACCAGCACGCCGGACCAGTTCAACAACGGCTACAAGGGCAAGGTCCCGGTGTCGTCCGGTCCGTACAAGATCACGGACCTGAACGAGACCGCAGGCACCGTCACCATGAAGCCGGACGAGAACTGGTGGGGCGACAAGCCCAAGCTCGACCAGGTGATCTTCCGCTCGCTGGACGGCAACGCCGACGTCGACGCCTACCTGAACAAGGAGATCGACTCCGTCCTCACCACGACGTCGGAACGCTTCGACCGGGTGAAGAACGCGAAGAACACGAAGATCCTGGCCTCGACGTCCGCGCAGTACACGCACGTCGA
Protein-coding sequences here:
- a CDS encoding ABC transporter family substrate-binding protein encodes the protein MKHRKVLAVTAALAGIALAVTGCSGGSGGSNGSSDDSGKKTLPTSAQINPKPVSDLEDGGTLRLPISQWVSQWNYNEVDGPLVDASTIEQATMPYIYTIDDKGAPTLDTDYVSKAEVTSNDPLTISYTINDKAKWNDGSEITWRDFENEWKTTNGTDKAYLIAGSTGYEDISSVTKGATDKDVVVKFATPFSDWKSLFSPLYPASQTSTPDQFNNGYKGKVPVSSGPYKITDLNETAGTVTMKPDENWWGDKPKLDQVIFRSLDGNADVDAYLNKEIDSVLTTTSERFDRVKNAKNTKILASTSAQYTHVDFSTNGLLKDKQLRLAIQHAVNRDALAQVIGGTLPYKLGTLDNHLFLSTDKGYKSNTKPNGDFDVEKAKKLLDDDGWKTDGTYRSKGGKQLAIAITIPSGAPTSQQLAQVMQQQLKEIGVKLTLKTVATDDFFEQYVTPGNYDMTIFVWAGTGFHSSSATIYTSGATGQNYGRVSSDAIDKLTKQALSEPDSDKANVIWNKIDKQVWAIGHSMPITAKPALVAQNPKLANYGAFAGAQNIDWTKVGFTK